The Salvia splendens isolate huo1 chromosome 21, SspV2, whole genome shotgun sequence genome includes a window with the following:
- the LOC121785396 gene encoding E3 ubiquitin-protein ligase RGLG2-like, with protein sequence MGAKNSKRSISGRYSSYGSSSNSWSQNAYPQSSYPQPSRSYAPPTPSYSNPPPESKRRLERKYSRIDDNYSNIDQVTDALARAGLESSNLIVGIDFTKSNEWTGARSFHRRSLHHIGDEQNPYEQAISIIGRTLSKFDEDNMIPCFGFGDASTHDQEVFSFFPNVRFCEGFEEVMSRYRELVPQLRLAGPTSFAPVIEMAITIVEQSGGQYHVLVIIADGQVTRSIDTDRGHLSPQEKKTVDAIVKASEYPLSIILVGVGDGPWDMMREFDDNIPARAFDNFQFVNFTEIMSKNMNPSRKEAEFALSALMEIPSQYKATLELNILGASRGRGIDRVPLPPPLYSAASFSPPKPSRSNSFQPSAPSSSGRNPVVRTSQSGSQSSSKNNLCPICITETKNMAFGCGHQTCCECGQGLSLCPICRVTIQTRIKLY encoded by the exons ATGGGTGCCAAGAATTCGAAAAGGTCAATCTCAGGTCGGTACTCATCTTATGGATCCAGCTCGAATTCATGGAGCCAAAATGCCTATCCACAGTCTTCGTATCCTCAGCCTAGTCGCAGCTATGCTCCCCCAACTCCAAGCTACAGTAACCCACCCCCAGAATCGAAGAGAAGGTTGGAGAGGAAGTACTCGAGGATAGATGACAATTACAGTAACATAGATCAG GTCACCGACGCCCTTGCACGTGCTGGTCTGGAATCATCAAATTTAATCGTTGGCATTGATTTCACAAAGAGCAATGAGTGGACTG GTGCCAGGTCATTTCATAGGAGAAGTTTGCACCACATTGGTGATGAGCAAAATCCCTACGAACAAGCCATATCAATCATCGGACGAACACTATCCAAATTTGACGAAGACAATATGATTCCTTGCTTCGGATTTGGAGATG CTTCAACACATGACCAAGAAGTCTTCAGCTTTTTTCCCAACGTGAGATTTTGTGAGGGCTTTGAGGAAGTCATGTCTCGATATAGAGAACTAGTTCCCCAATTGCGACTTGCAGGACCGACATCATTTGCTCCTGTCATCGAAATGGCTATCACGATTGTGGAACAAAGCGGTGGCCAGTACCATGTTTTAGTCATCATAGCTGATGGGCAG GTCACAAGAAGCATTGACACTGATCGTGGCCACTTAAGTCCCCAAGAGAAGAAAACGGTTGATGCAATCGTCAAAGCGAG TGAGTACCCATTGTCAATAATATTAGTGGGAGTCGGAGACGGCCCTTGGGATATGATGAGGGAATTTGACGACAATATTCCTGCTCGTGCCTTCGACAATTTTCAG TTTGTAAACTTCACAGAAATTATGTCGAAAAACATGAATCCTTCCCGGAAAGAGGCCGAGTTTGCACTTTCAGCTTTGATGGAAATACCTTCTCAATACAAGGCAACACTGGAGCTTAATATTCTTGG TGCTTCAAGAGGGAGAGGTATAGATCGGGTTCCTCTCCCTCCTCCTCTGTACAGCGCAGCTTCTTTTTCCCCGCCAAAACCTTCCCGGTCCAATAGTTTTCAGCCGAGCGCGCCTTCTTCTAGTGGGCGGAATCCAGTTGTTAGAACCAGCCAATCcggaagccaatcttcttctaAAAACAAT CTTTGTCCAATCTGCATCACTGAAACAAAGAACATGGCATTCGGTTGCGGACACCAG ACATGCTGCGAATGCGGTCAAGGCCTCTCGTTGTGCCCGATTTGTCGGGTGACGATTCAGACGAGGATAAAGCTCTACTAG